In one Pseudomonas sp. Bout1 genomic region, the following are encoded:
- a CDS encoding DUF1161 domain-containing protein, which yields MKNFLLAVGLLSIAGTALAAGKPCDELKSEIAAKLDAKGVAHYSLDVVDKGAASDSKVVGSCEGGTKEIVYKRG from the coding sequence ATGAAGAACTTTTTGTTGGCGGTAGGTTTGTTGAGCATTGCAGGCACAGCCCTGGCGGCGGGCAAGCCTTGTGACGAGCTGAAAAGCGAGATTGCGGCGAAACTGGATGCCAAGGGTGTTGCGCATTATTCGCTGGACGTTGTGGATAAAGGGGCTGCCAGCGATAGCAAGGTAGTGGGTAGCTGCGAAGGCGGCACCAAGGAAATCGTCTACAAGCGCGGGTGA
- a CDS encoding LLM class flavin-dependent oxidoreductase, with product MKPLSDVKFSTLDLVPVRANGSPAQSLRNSLDLAQHVEKLGYNRFWVAEHHNMDGIASSATSVLLGYLAGGTSTIRVGSGGVMLPNHAPLVIAEQFGTLESLYPGRIDLGLGRAPGSDQMTARALRRERSGSADDFPQDVAELMAYLGPRTPDQRVIAVPGTGTNVPVWLLGSSLFSAQLAGERGLPYAFASHFAPRLMHEAIRVYRNHFKPSAVLDKPYVMLGIPLVAADTDEQADYLATSVYQRILALMRGQSLVQRPPVKTMEGLWLPHEKDAVGSFLGLAMVGSPQKIRAKLEVLVEQTGADELIFTCDLYEHADRIHSYELLSQVMKG from the coding sequence ATGAAACCGCTGTCCGACGTAAAATTCTCGACCCTCGACCTGGTGCCCGTGCGGGCCAACGGCAGTCCGGCGCAGTCGCTGCGCAATTCCCTGGACCTGGCCCAGCACGTGGAAAAGCTCGGCTACAACCGCTTCTGGGTCGCCGAACACCACAATATGGACGGCATCGCCAGCTCCGCGACCTCGGTTTTGCTGGGTTACCTGGCCGGCGGCACCTCGACCATTCGCGTCGGTTCCGGTGGCGTGATGCTGCCCAACCACGCGCCACTGGTGATCGCCGAGCAGTTCGGCACCCTGGAAAGCCTGTACCCGGGCCGCATTGACCTGGGCCTTGGCCGCGCGCCGGGCTCCGACCAGATGACCGCCCGCGCCCTGCGCCGTGAACGTTCCGGCAGCGCCGACGACTTCCCGCAAGACGTAGCCGAACTGATGGCCTACCTGGGCCCGCGTACCCCGGACCAACGCGTGATTGCCGTACCCGGCACCGGCACCAACGTGCCGGTGTGGCTGCTGGGTTCGAGCCTGTTCAGTGCACAGCTTGCGGGCGAACGCGGTTTGCCTTACGCCTTTGCTTCACACTTCGCACCGCGCCTGATGCATGAAGCGATTCGCGTCTACCGTAACCACTTCAAGCCTTCGGCCGTGCTGGACAAACCCTACGTGATGCTCGGCATACCGCTGGTAGCCGCCGACACTGACGAGCAAGCCGATTACCTGGCCACCTCGGTGTACCAGAGGATCCTCGCGTTGATGCGTGGGCAAAGCTTGGTGCAGCGCCCACCGGTGAAGACCATGGAGGGCCTGTGGCTGCCCCATGAAAAAGACGCTGTAGGCAGTTTCCTTGGCCTGGCCATGGTGGGCAGCCCGCAGAAGATCCGCGCCAAGCTGGAGGTGCTGGTAGAGCAAACCGGCGCTGATGAGCTGATCTTTACCTGTGATTTGTACGAGCACGCCGACCGGATTCATTCCTACGAACTGCTGTCGCAAGTCATGAAGGGCTGA
- a CDS encoding gamma carbonic anhydrase family protein, whose protein sequence is MTLRTYQNHTPALAAGAFVDASAVVIGDVEIGADSSVWPLTVIRGDMHRIRIGARTSVQDGCVLHITHAGPFNPDGFPLLIGDDVTIAHKVMLHGCTVGSRILIGMGSIVMDGAVVEDDVIIGAGSLVPPGKKLESGFLYVGSPVKQVRALTDKERAFFTYSAANYVKLKDLHLAEGFDQ, encoded by the coding sequence GTGACCCTTCGCACCTACCAGAATCACACGCCGGCCTTGGCCGCCGGGGCTTTCGTCGATGCATCGGCGGTGGTGATTGGCGACGTCGAAATTGGCGCCGACAGTTCGGTATGGCCGCTGACGGTGATCCGCGGCGACATGCACCGCATCCGCATCGGTGCCCGTACCAGCGTGCAAGACGGCTGCGTGCTGCACATTACTCACGCAGGGCCCTTCAATCCTGATGGTTTCCCGCTGCTGATCGGCGACGATGTGACCATTGCCCACAAGGTCATGCTGCATGGCTGCACGGTGGGCAGCCGGATTCTGATCGGCATGGGCAGCATTGTGATGGACGGCGCCGTGGTGGAAGACGACGTGATCATCGGCGCCGGCAGCCTGGTGCCGCCGGGCAAGAAACTCGAGAGCGGTTTTTTGTATGTCGGCAGCCCGGTTAAACAGGTCCGCGCGCTGACTGACAAGGAACGGGCGTTTTTCACCTACAGCGCCGCGAACTACGTGAAGCTCAAAGACCTGCACCTGGCCGAAGGCTTCGACCAATGA
- a CDS encoding OsmC family protein has translation MSIKKKASAHWEGDLKTGIGSISTETGVLREAPYGFKARFEGGKGTNPEELIGAAHAGCFSMAFSMILGDAGLKADSIDTQAEVTLDQVEGGFAITAVHLILKAKIPGASQAQFDELSKKAKEGCPVSKVLNATITLDGTLVS, from the coding sequence ATGAGTATCAAGAAGAAAGCATCGGCGCATTGGGAAGGTGATCTGAAAACCGGCATCGGTTCCATTTCCACGGAAACCGGCGTGTTGCGCGAAGCGCCCTACGGCTTTAAAGCCCGTTTCGAAGGGGGCAAGGGCACCAACCCTGAAGAGTTGATTGGCGCGGCCCATGCCGGTTGTTTCTCCATGGCCTTTTCCATGATTCTCGGCGACGCCGGGCTCAAGGCCGACAGCATCGACACCCAGGCCGAAGTGACCCTGGACCAGGTAGAAGGGGGCTTTGCGATTACTGCCGTGCACCTGATCCTCAAGGCGAAGATCCCGGGCGCCAGCCAGGCGCAGTTTGATGAACTGAGCAAAAAGGCCAAGGAAGGATGCCCGGTGTCCAAGGTGTTGAATGCAACCATCACCCTGGATGGCACCCTCGTAAGCTAA
- a CDS encoding HAD family hydrolase, which translates to MHYQTVLFDLDGTLTDPREGITRSIQYALAKLGIDEPDLTKLEHFIGPPLLQAFMQFYGFDEAKAWEAVNFYRERFKVTGLYENRVFDGVIPLLEQLNGQGRQLYVATSKPWVFAREIARHFDFARHFKLIYGSELDGTRTHKVELIAHLMAEEGLDPASTLMIGDRKHDLIGARSNGLDCAAVGYGFGSHEELSAEAPTWHFETLAQMHQAFLQRP; encoded by the coding sequence ATGCATTACCAAACCGTTTTGTTCGACCTCGATGGCACCCTCACCGACCCGCGCGAAGGCATCACGCGCTCGATCCAGTACGCCCTTGCCAAACTGGGGATCGATGAACCGGACCTGACAAAACTTGAGCACTTCATCGGCCCACCGCTGCTGCAGGCGTTCATGCAGTTTTATGGCTTCGACGAGGCGAAGGCCTGGGAGGCAGTGAATTTCTACCGTGAGCGTTTCAAGGTCACCGGCCTGTACGAAAACCGCGTGTTCGACGGCGTGATACCGCTGCTTGAGCAGCTGAATGGCCAGGGCCGCCAGCTGTATGTGGCCACGTCCAAGCCGTGGGTATTTGCCCGGGAGATCGCCAGGCACTTTGATTTCGCCCGGCACTTCAAGCTGATCTACGGCAGCGAGCTGGACGGCACCCGCACCCACAAGGTCGAGCTGATCGCCCACCTGATGGCCGAAGAAGGCCTGGACCCGGCCAGCACCTTGATGATTGGCGACCGCAAGCACGACCTGATCGGGGCCCGCAGCAACGGGCTGGACTGCGCGGCGGTGGGTTACGGGTTTGGCAGCCATGAGGAGCTGAGTGCCGAAGCGCCGACCTGGCATTTCGAAACATTGGCGCAGATGCATCAGGCCTTCCTGCAGCGGCCATAA
- a CDS encoding aminopeptidase, which translates to MVRRLLPGLMLLVLSGCSSVSYYSQLADGQWQLLRAREPVSEVIADPSRSQVLRDHLAQSQKARAFASEHLHLPDNQSYRLYADIGRPYVVWNVFATPEFSLSPQTHCFPIAGCVAYRGYYNQGAARGQAALLKQQGMDVSIGGVEAYSTLGWFNDPIMSSMMSWGDERLATLIFHELAHQRFYVKDDTEFNESYATFVEQEGTRQWRAARGLPPASEAALKQRDQFTRLVLDTRKRLEQLYTQPLAPDAMRQAKAAEFERLRSDYRQMRDSQWGGDKRYDAWMNLPMNNARLLPFGLYDQWVPAFAALFREEGGDWLKFFAAVETLGGLPADQRKAALRTLEAPSPSPP; encoded by the coding sequence ATGGTCAGGCGTTTACTTCCCGGGTTGATGTTGCTGGTGCTCAGTGGCTGTTCCAGTGTCAGTTATTACAGCCAACTGGCCGACGGCCAATGGCAATTGCTGCGGGCCCGGGAGCCGGTTTCCGAGGTCATCGCCGACCCGTCCCGCTCGCAGGTGCTGCGTGACCACTTGGCGCAGTCGCAGAAAGCCCGCGCGTTCGCGAGCGAACACCTGCACCTGCCGGATAACCAGAGTTACCGCCTGTATGCCGATATCGGCCGTCCTTATGTAGTTTGGAACGTCTTCGCCACGCCGGAATTTTCCCTGTCGCCGCAAACCCACTGCTTCCCGATTGCCGGTTGCGTGGCCTATCGCGGGTATTACAACCAGGGCGCGGCGCGTGGCCAGGCAGCGTTGTTGAAGCAGCAAGGCATGGACGTGTCGATTGGTGGCGTCGAGGCTTATTCCACCCTGGGCTGGTTCAACGACCCGATCATGAGTTCGATGATGAGCTGGGGCGATGAGCGCCTGGCCACGCTGATTTTTCATGAGTTGGCGCACCAGCGCTTTTATGTGAAGGACGACACTGAGTTCAACGAGTCGTACGCCACCTTTGTCGAGCAAGAAGGTACCCGGCAATGGCGGGCGGCCCGAGGCTTGCCGCCTGCGAGCGAGGCCGCGTTGAAACAGCGCGACCAGTTCACCCGGCTGGTGCTTGACACCCGCAAACGCCTGGAGCAGTTGTATACGCAGCCGCTGGCGCCAGATGCCATGCGCCAGGCCAAGGCGGCTGAATTCGAACGCTTGCGCAGCGACTACCGGCAAATGCGCGATAGCCAGTGGGGCGGCGACAAGCGCTATGACGCCTGGATGAACTTGCCGATGAACAACGCAAGGCTGTTGCCGTTTGGCCTGTATGACCAGTGGGTGCCGGCGTTTGCCGCGTTGTTCCGGGAGGAAGGCGGGGATTGGCTGAAGTTTTTTGCGGCGGTGGAGACGCTGGGCGGGTTGCCGGCGGATCAGCGCAAGGCGGCACTCAGAACACTGGAAGCCCCGTCCCCGTCCCCGCCGTAG
- a CDS encoding DUF1161 domain-containing protein has protein sequence MKRLVLAVICGALATSALAAPKDCEELRKEIEIKIQANAVPSYTLEVVSKEEADKHDSAMVVGSCENGTKAIVYQKNND, from the coding sequence ATGAAACGTTTGGTTTTAGCGGTTATCTGCGGTGCACTGGCCACATCGGCCCTGGCCGCGCCGAAAGACTGTGAAGAGCTCAGGAAAGAGATTGAGATCAAGATCCAGGCGAATGCCGTTCCGTCCTACACCCTCGAAGTCGTCAGCAAGGAAGAAGCTGACAAGCACGACAGCGCCATGGTTGTCGGCAGCTGTGAGAACGGCACCAAGGCTATCGTCTACCAGAAGAACAACGACTGA